A region from the Mycoplasmopsis phocirhinis genome encodes:
- a CDS encoding HinT-interacting membrane complex protein P80 gives MGKRKETFFERLTRKNAQQEDSQNPKTKKKKNWKFWVIASSIAATVAAGITIPLVANSLVKTYNDPLKNDTVVFSFNTPNKNINSVDFNLGDVLKNTSAENKNDPKQILDNTFKSAIFYLYDKEVKASREYQRLWNASLKTNEKERTDIALKPIEELSKKHKDLLLDIQQQMIRTFGFSKWEQAFNDFLIKNFQGAKSINEAVTFRVYEEIRNDALRRFQLNTQFNVNDIDRVAKTTVYKLDENGKATNEVLFEVGQWVFPFFEKDVNYFEIDQIKEKMTFMTNSYVVDKQNYAEYKDASKFIEFYLNNDNPFLISQFTLPGIAPTKKEEGKEAKWNIDRQAFKKLLFYWPIDGENAPFNAQTSFQRVKDSFKSYDEFVKVATENQSSTLNKEIADYGTLLSVIALDDQNIKSNWGSEGLTSITDLLISNNDKTLQAFSVFDNLVLGNQASREIDLFKTLFDIRTNIIKYLNLEDPKEMIANSATKEQAQTKIADFNKEIIKAFDDASDVKKEGLYEEKYNELVVKPLTQLFEDSTTNKINTFYTLKDAAKTKIILTSKGITLIDVKQLSELNTKNSQSNEEIIKEMIKSDFLLTNKYKSSANGNKFNALNLINRSLDMPEIVLEAMFKDNEFKTFLQNDYVVVDKNDKSNSYKFFDKITQKEIDEIIEMNANVLSANQQKRSLDLVKGVENWMKQRAENGYDSNFEINQGKVYFTHNNNSYTKDASAIIYETLRSIMKAGK, from the coding sequence ATGGGAAAAAGAAAAGAAACATTTTTTGAGCGTTTAACAAGAAAAAACGCTCAACAAGAAGATAGTCAAAATCCAAAAACAAAAAAGAAAAAAAATTGAAAATTTTGAGTTATCGCTTCGTCAATTGCTGCTACGGTTGCGGCCGGCATTACAATTCCATTAGTTGCAAACAGTTTGGTAAAAACATATAATGATCCTTTAAAAAACGATACTGTCGTTTTTAGTTTTAATACTCCTAATAAGAACATAAATTCGGTTGATTTTAATTTGGGTGATGTGTTAAAAAATACTTCAGCTGAGAATAAAAATGACCCAAAACAAATTCTAGACAATACATTTAAATCAGCAATTTTTTACTTATATGACAAAGAAGTAAAAGCATCAAGAGAATATCAAAGACTGTGAAATGCTTCTTTAAAAACTAACGAAAAAGAAAGAACAGATATTGCTTTAAAACCGATTGAAGAATTATCAAAAAAACATAAAGATTTACTTTTAGATATTCAACAACAAATGATTAGAACATTTGGTTTTTCTAAATGAGAACAAGCTTTTAATGATTTTTTAATAAAAAATTTCCAAGGTGCCAAATCAATTAACGAAGCCGTTACATTTAGAGTTTATGAAGAAATTAGAAATGATGCTTTGCGTCGTTTTCAATTAAATACTCAATTTAATGTTAATGATATTGATAGAGTAGCCAAAACTACGGTTTATAAACTAGACGAAAACGGTAAAGCGACAAACGAAGTTTTATTTGAGGTTGGCCAATGAGTATTTCCTTTTTTTGAAAAGGATGTAAATTATTTTGAAATCGATCAAATTAAAGAAAAAATGACTTTTATGACAAACAGCTATGTTGTTGATAAACAAAATTATGCTGAATATAAAGATGCTTCAAAATTTATTGAATTTTACTTAAATAATGACAATCCATTTTTAATTAGTCAATTTACTTTACCTGGAATTGCGCCAACTAAAAAAGAAGAAGGTAAAGAAGCAAAATGAAACATTGACAGACAAGCATTCAAGAAACTTTTATTTTACTGACCAATCGATGGTGAAAATGCGCCTTTCAATGCCCAAACATCATTCCAAAGAGTTAAAGATAGCTTTAAAAGTTATGATGAATTTGTTAAGGTTGCGACTGAAAATCAAAGTTCAACTTTAAATAAAGAAATTGCAGATTATGGAACTTTATTATCAGTTATTGCCCTAGATGATCAAAACATAAAAAGCAATTGAGGTAGTGAAGGTTTGACATCTATAACAGATTTATTAATTTCTAACAATGACAAAACTTTACAAGCATTTTCAGTTTTTGATAATTTAGTATTAGGTAATCAAGCAAGCAGAGAAATTGATTTATTTAAGACGCTATTTGACATCAGAACCAATATCATTAAATATTTAAATTTAGAAGATCCTAAAGAAATGATTGCTAACTCTGCAACTAAAGAGCAAGCACAAACTAAAATTGCTGATTTTAATAAAGAAATTATTAAAGCTTTTGATGATGCTAGCGACGTAAAAAAAGAAGGTTTATACGAGGAAAAATATAACGAATTAGTAGTTAAACCTCTAACTCAACTTTTTGAAGATTCAACCACTAATAAAATTAATACATTTTATACATTAAAAGATGCCGCGAAAACAAAAATTATTTTGACTTCTAAAGGCATAACATTAATTGATGTTAAACAACTTTCGGAATTAAATACTAAAAATTCTCAATCAAACGAAGAAATCATAAAAGAAATGATTAAAAGTGATTTCTTATTAACTAACAAATATAAATCATCAGCTAATGGTAATAAATTTAATGCATTAAATTTAATTAATCGTTCTCTTGATATGCCTGAAATTGTTTTAGAAGCAATGTTTAAAGATAATGAGTTTAAAACATTTTTACAAAATGATTATGTAGTTGTTGACAAAAATGATAAATCAAATTCGTATAAATTTTTTGATAAAATTACACAAAAAGAAATTGATGAAATTATTGAAATGAATGCCAATGTTTTGAGTGCCAATCAACAAAAAAGATCTTTGGATTTAGTTAAAGGTGTTGAAAACTGAATGAAACAAAGAGCAGAAAATGGTTATGACTCAAACTTTGAAATCAATCAAGGTAAAGTTTATTTTACTCACAATAATAATTCTTATACTAAAGATGCAAGTGCAATTATATACGAAACACTAAGATCAATAATGAAGGCAGGAAAGTAG
- a CDS encoding MAGa3780 family membrane protein: MKNLNLRNLKQNKNYLFLISGIFILLSALAFILIGAVNYDSSFEIEKKTLTPTIHALFKHAGTIFYFTYLTNIFTGVTLVLLSLSTNKEKILKMFVISVSLITITFIVYWTLLSYKLETWSSFFRAIRSTITHAINPIIAFIALFLLRKKVSISIKEIKITTFIAIGYYIFALIVFLATYNIIAKNNGVVIYSFLDFAKPLFYRGGVLGIIVLLDVLILVLVVGISLGTLFFWKAVYKIKFIKPTKCSKNYWH; this comes from the coding sequence ATGAAAAATTTAAATTTACGGAACCTAAAACAAAATAAAAACTATCTTTTTTTAATTTCTGGTATTTTTATTTTGTTAAGTGCTTTGGCATTTATTTTAATTGGTGCTGTTAATTACGATTCATCTTTTGAAATTGAGAAAAAAACACTCACACCAACTATTCATGCTTTGTTTAAACACGCCGGAACTATCTTTTATTTTACTTATTTAACAAATATTTTTACCGGAGTAACTCTTGTTTTATTATCTTTATCAACCAACAAAGAAAAAATTCTAAAAATGTTTGTTATTTCAGTTTCTTTAATTACTATCACATTTATCGTGTATTGAACATTACTGTCTTATAAACTTGAAACATGATCTTCGTTTTTTAGAGCCATAAGATCAACAATTACACACGCTATTAACCCAATTATTGCTTTTATTGCTTTATTCTTATTAAGAAAAAAAGTAAGCATCAGTATCAAGGAAATTAAAATCACAACCTTTATCGCTATTGGTTATTATATATTCGCTTTAATTGTGTTTTTAGCAACTTATAATATTATTGCTAAAAATAATGGAGTTGTTATATATTCATTTTTAGACTTTGCCAAACCTTTATTCTATCGTGGAGGTGTATTAGGAATAATAGTGCTTTTGGATGTTTTAATTTTGGTTTTAGTTGTTGGAATATCTTTAGGTACATTATTCTTTTGAAAAGCAGTTTATAAAATTAAATTTATTAAACCAACAAAATGTTCAAAAAATTATTGACACTAA
- the rplS gene encoding 50S ribosomal protein L19: protein MRNKLIELVEQSQLRKDHPQFRVGDNVKVYVRIREGEKERIQIFEGLVISKKESGTRENFTVRKISFGIGVDRTFPLHSPFIAQIEVVRSNKVRRAKLNYIRQRSGKSARLKEIKRNK, encoded by the coding sequence ATGAGAAATAAATTAATAGAATTAGTAGAACAAAGTCAATTACGTAAAGACCACCCACAATTTCGTGTAGGTGATAATGTTAAAGTTTATGTTCGTATCCGCGAAGGAGAAAAAGAACGTATTCAAATTTTTGAAGGTTTAGTTATTAGCAAAAAAGAATCTGGAACTCGTGAAAATTTTACTGTAAGAAAAATTTCATTTGGTATTGGTGTTGATAGAACATTCCCATTACACTCACCTTTTATTGCCCAAATAGAAGTTGTTCGTTCAAATAAAGTTCGTCGTGCTAAACTTAACTACATTCGTCAAAGAAGTGGTAAATCAGCAAGACTTAAAGAAATTAAACGTAATAAATAA
- the rpsP gene encoding 30S ribosomal protein S16 — translation MVKIRLKRTGSKFNAQYKIVAADSHSPRDGKFIEALGQYNPHTKEFFVKEELVQKWVDNGAQITQVVHDLFRKHGLNAKFVKNSRSLKSTK, via the coding sequence ATGGTAAAAATTAGATTAAAAAGAACTGGATCTAAATTTAATGCCCAATATAAAATTGTCGCAGCCGATTCACATTCACCTCGTGATGGTAAGTTTATCGAAGCACTTGGACAATATAACCCACATACAAAAGAATTTTTTGTAAAAGAAGAATTAGTACAAAAATGAGTTGATAACGGAGCTCAAATTACACAAGTAGTTCACGATTTATTCAGAAAACATGGTTTAAACGCAAAATTTGTTAAAAATTCTAGATCTTTAAAATCTACTAAATAA
- a CDS encoding HinT-interacting membrane complex lipoprotein P60 produces the protein MRKIKFLLGGFSTLLPLSVVACGQNIDSTAKLKQDDDIRKYSADQLKAQFSHATLLSIYGINFNSSSNLEQTYIDTFRDQNSKLFKDSFQAFQLYERNQLEKDPFYFAQKLIDWNRDRILNVDDIKKIGDIEKDKPLTQEQFSTIWLNEKTKIREEVEKMLFVNAYFKISNKDDLKKIDKNFKYTSELNYELDNYLLSKYAVDKKFAQIWSKDDEDSNNADSFFTRGYNTISNVKTFNDFWNFSKLPKTLLKDDIEYISGHESDKELYGYKGFKNNTTSYSLKWDYESLKNKTGSKDLYGYYDVNNERLVNTEIEANFVINPFKISSGQSNIPTVVYVNQIAPISTGVEVELPRVENDDKDKVKVTLLSFKNTFYHDKLDILAFLFFLNDETLYETAIKSFADLGYKFKVNDKSKALRETIKDLPFVELI, from the coding sequence ATGAGAAAAATTAAATTTTTACTTGGTGGTTTTTCTACTTTATTACCACTATCAGTTGTAGCGTGTGGCCAAAATATTGATTCAACAGCAAAATTAAAACAAGATGATGATATTCGTAAATATTCAGCCGACCAATTGAAAGCACAATTTTCACACGCCACACTACTATCAATTTATGGTATTAACTTTAATTCATCAAGCAATCTTGAACAAACATACATTGATACTTTTAGAGACCAAAATTCAAAATTATTTAAAGACTCATTTCAAGCTTTTCAATTGTATGAAAGAAATCAACTTGAAAAAGATCCTTTTTACTTTGCCCAGAAATTAATTGATTGAAATCGCGATCGAATTTTAAATGTTGATGATATTAAAAAAATAGGCGATATTGAAAAAGATAAACCTTTAACACAAGAGCAATTCAGTACAATTTGGTTAAATGAAAAAACCAAAATCCGCGAAGAAGTTGAAAAAATGCTATTTGTAAATGCTTACTTTAAGATCTCAAATAAAGACGACTTAAAAAAAATTGATAAAAATTTTAAATACACTTCTGAATTAAATTATGAACTAGACAATTACTTACTTTCAAAATACGCTGTTGATAAGAAATTTGCTCAAATTTGATCAAAAGACGACGAAGATTCTAATAATGCAGATTCGTTTTTTACTCGCGGCTACAACACTATAAGTAATGTTAAAACATTTAATGATTTTTGGAATTTTTCAAAATTGCCAAAAACTCTATTAAAAGACGATATTGAATATATTAGTGGCCATGAAAGTGATAAGGAATTATATGGTTATAAAGGTTTTAAAAACAATACAACTTCATATTCATTAAAATGAGACTACGAATCACTGAAAAATAAAACTGGTTCTAAAGATTTATATGGCTATTACGATGTTAATAATGAAAGATTAGTAAATACAGAAATTGAAGCTAATTTTGTTATTAATCCATTTAAAATTTCTAGTGGTCAATCTAACATTCCTACCGTTGTATATGTAAATCAAATAGCACCCATTTCAACCGGAGTTGAAGTTGAATTACCAAGAGTTGAAAATGATGATAAAGATAAAGTCAAAGTAACATTGTTGAGTTTTAAAAATACTTTTTATCATGATAAATTAGATATTTTAGCATTTTTATTTTTCCTAAATGATGAAACACTATATGAAACAGCGATTAAATCATTTGCAGATTTAGGTTATAAATTTAAAGTTAACGATAAATCAAAAGCATTAAGAGAAACAATTAAAGATTTACCTTTTGTGGAGTTAATATAA
- the trmD gene encoding tRNA (guanosine(37)-N1)-methyltransferase TrmD — protein sequence MKINFLTLFPNYYKPFVGESIIKKAIEKKLIEISVIDFRLFSKNKRHKVDDEVYGGGHGLLLQIEPIDLALDSLMNRGGYKILVTPQGKKFSQELANHLATKNEITFISGRYEGFDERIVDLVDEEISIGDYVLTGGELPSMVMADSIIRLIPGVIKQESHQYDSFQNEGLLDFPQYTRPREYKGMKVPEVLFNGNHLEIEKWKREAQFNKTLKNRPDIIERIKNEK from the coding sequence ATGAAAATTAATTTTTTAACTCTTTTTCCCAATTACTATAAACCTTTTGTGGGAGAGTCAATCATTAAAAAAGCAATTGAAAAAAAACTTATCGAAATATCTGTCATTGATTTTAGACTATTCAGTAAAAACAAACGCCATAAAGTAGATGATGAAGTTTACGGAGGTGGACATGGTTTGCTTTTACAAATAGAGCCAATTGATTTGGCTTTAGATAGTTTAATGAATCGAGGTGGCTATAAAATTTTAGTAACACCTCAAGGCAAAAAATTTAGTCAAGAATTGGCAAATCATTTAGCGACTAAAAACGAAATAACTTTTATTTCAGGACGCTATGAAGGTTTTGATGAAAGAATTGTTGATTTGGTTGATGAAGAAATATCTATTGGTGATTATGTTTTAACTGGTGGTGAATTACCTTCTATGGTAATGGCAGATTCAATAATTAGATTAATACCAGGTGTTATAAAACAAGAATCACATCAATACGATTCATTCCAAAACGAAGGATTATTAGATTTTCCACAATACACACGACCTCGTGAATATAAAGGGATGAAAGTTCCAGAAGTATTATTTAATGGTAACCATTTAGAAATTGAAAAATGAAAAAGAGAAGCACAATTTAATAAAACATTAAAAAATAGACCCGATATTATTGAAAGGATCAAAAATGAGAAATAA